One window of Pirellulales bacterium genomic DNA carries:
- a CDS encoding HAD hydrolase-like protein, whose amino-acid sequence MFDITPKHKFLVGIDSDGCAFDTMELKHKECFIPNIINSYELQGVSKYAREAAEFVNLYSKSRGINRFPALIEALEWLQKRPEVAARGIKIRVPAGLVAWLKVETKQANPALAAAVEKSGDADLKQALAWSKAVNETIANFVRGVPPFPFVRECLEKLQGHADVLVVSATPNEALEREWEEHGLDKFVAAICGQEIGTKKETLTVAAKYSAGHTLMIGDAPGDYKAAVANQALFFPINPGSEESSWRRLYEEGIDRFFAGTFAGEYQDKLLHEFDQCLPELPPWQTK is encoded by the coding sequence ATGTTTGATATCACCCCCAAGCACAAGTTCCTGGTCGGCATCGATTCGGATGGCTGCGCCTTCGACACGATGGAGCTGAAGCACAAAGAATGCTTCATCCCAAACATCATTAACAGCTACGAACTCCAAGGCGTCAGCAAGTACGCACGCGAGGCGGCTGAGTTCGTCAATCTGTATTCGAAGAGCCGGGGTATCAATCGCTTCCCGGCCCTGATCGAAGCGCTCGAGTGGTTGCAGAAGCGTCCCGAAGTGGCCGCTCGCGGCATCAAGATTCGCGTGCCCGCCGGCCTGGTGGCCTGGCTGAAGGTCGAGACGAAACAGGCCAACCCAGCGCTCGCCGCGGCCGTGGAGAAATCGGGCGACGCTGATCTGAAACAAGCGCTGGCCTGGTCGAAAGCCGTCAACGAGACGATTGCCAACTTCGTGCGCGGCGTCCCCCCCTTCCCTTTCGTCCGTGAATGCCTGGAAAAGTTGCAGGGGCACGCCGACGTGCTCGTGGTCTCAGCCACGCCGAACGAGGCGCTCGAACGCGAGTGGGAAGAGCATGGCCTCGACAAATTTGTTGCTGCGATCTGCGGACAAGAGATCGGCACGAAAAAAGAAACACTAACCGTGGCTGCCAAATACTCGGCGGGCCATACGCTGATGATCGGCGACGCCCCTGGCGATTACAAAGCAGCCGTGGCGAATCAGGCATTGTTCTTTCCGATCAATCCTGGCAGCGAAGAGTCGAGCTGGCGGCGGCTGTACGAAGAAGGAATCGACCGCTTCTTTGCCGGCACGTTCGCCGGAGAGTATCAAGACAAGTTGTTGCACGAATTCGATCAATGCTTGCCGGAACTCCCTCCCTGGCAAACGAAATAA
- a CDS encoding diphosphate--fructose-6-phosphate 1-phosphotransferase has product MTRPRNMVIAQSGGPSPVINNSLRGIIETARELSEVVTVYGGRHGIEGVLKEELLDLSAQPAEEVSLLRCTPAAGSIGTCRYKLRSNQKEDFNRVVDVLRAHDIGYFLYIGGNDSMDTAHKIAALARERGLDLVAVGVPKTIDNDVGDSEFKLIDHTPGYGSVAKYWMHAVQNANEENSGSSPADPVLVMQAMGRKIGYIPAAARLADPERQMPLVIYLAESPCSLAQLADQVNDRLRQFGRCLVVVSEGFDVGELGEVKDSFGHVMFSSSHTTVAQTIVNYLNRAGLAAKGAARGNVSGTDQRHSMAYASTVDLEEAYRSGQMAALLAARGEGGYMATILREPGDIYSARYDKVSLSEVANSERTFPTKWITGDGCDVTDDFLKYAQPLVGEDMVSLPMIGGRQRLTSFSPIYADQKLPKYTPEADRK; this is encoded by the coding sequence ATGACACGCCCTCGCAACATGGTCATCGCCCAAAGCGGCGGCCCCAGTCCGGTCATCAATAACAGCCTGCGTGGCATCATCGAGACCGCCCGCGAACTGAGCGAGGTCGTCACGGTTTACGGCGGCCGGCACGGCATCGAAGGGGTCTTGAAAGAGGAATTGCTCGACCTTTCCGCGCAACCTGCGGAAGAAGTGTCGCTACTGCGTTGCACGCCGGCGGCCGGCTCGATTGGTACGTGCCGGTACAAGTTGCGCAGCAATCAAAAAGAAGACTTCAACCGCGTCGTCGACGTCCTGCGGGCGCACGACATCGGTTACTTCCTCTACATCGGCGGCAATGACTCGATGGACACCGCCCACAAAATCGCGGCATTAGCACGCGAGCGTGGACTGGACCTGGTGGCCGTCGGTGTCCCCAAAACCATCGACAACGACGTCGGCGACAGCGAATTCAAGCTGATCGATCACACGCCAGGCTACGGCTCGGTGGCAAAGTATTGGATGCACGCCGTTCAGAATGCCAATGAGGAGAATTCCGGCTCGAGCCCGGCTGATCCGGTGCTGGTGATGCAGGCCATGGGGCGCAAGATCGGCTACATTCCGGCCGCCGCCCGACTGGCTGATCCCGAACGGCAGATGCCGCTGGTGATTTACCTGGCAGAAAGCCCTTGCTCGCTCGCCCAATTGGCCGATCAGGTAAACGATCGCCTGCGACAATTTGGACGCTGCTTGGTCGTGGTCAGCGAGGGCTTCGACGTCGGCGAGTTGGGCGAAGTCAAAGACTCGTTCGGACACGTCATGTTCAGCTCCAGCCATACGACTGTCGCACAGACGATCGTCAATTACTTGAATCGCGCCGGACTGGCCGCCAAGGGTGCCGCGCGCGGCAATGTCTCTGGCACCGATCAACGGCATTCGATGGCCTATGCCTCGACGGTAGACCTCGAAGAGGCGTACCGCAGTGGGCAGATGGCGGCCCTGCTGGCAGCTCGCGGCGAAGGAGGCTACATGGCGACGATCTTGCGCGAGCCGGGGGATATCTACTCGGCGCGCTACGACAAGGTCTCGCTCTCGGAAGTTGCCAACAGCGAACGCACGTTCCCGACGAAATGGATCACCGGCGACGGCTGCGATGTGACCGATGATTTTCTGAAGTACGCGCAGCCGCTGGTGGGCGAAGACATGGTCAGCCTGCCCATGATTGGCGGACGGCAACGATTGACCAGCTTCTCGCCGATTTACGCCGACCAGAAGCTGCCGAAATACACGCCCGAGGCTGATCGAAAATAG
- a CDS encoding GNAT family N-acetyltransferase: MLTEVTTYYLEIVDRAALRPARAQAVPVEIRQARVPLPELNRFLYVAVGRDWHWRERLKWSRERWLEYMGRPELETWLAYVDGTPAGYYEQDLQAEGNAEIVNFGMLPDFVAQGIGGHLLTHAVERGWQRGARRMWLHTCTLDHPRALPHYLARGFRLYDQKTITREADAGPQSWPEV, encoded by the coding sequence ATGCTCACCGAAGTCACGACGTACTATCTCGAAATCGTCGATCGCGCCGCGTTGCGGCCGGCGCGCGCACAAGCCGTGCCAGTCGAGATTCGGCAGGCGCGCGTTCCGCTGCCTGAATTGAACCGCTTTTTGTACGTGGCGGTCGGCCGTGATTGGCACTGGCGCGAACGGTTGAAATGGTCGCGCGAACGATGGCTCGAATACATGGGCAGGCCCGAGTTGGAAACCTGGCTGGCCTATGTCGACGGCACGCCGGCCGGCTACTACGAGCAGGACTTGCAGGCCGAAGGCAACGCCGAGATTGTTAACTTCGGGATGTTGCCGGACTTCGTGGCCCAGGGCATCGGCGGCCACCTGCTGACGCACGCCGTCGAGCGCGGCTGGCAGCGCGGCGCGCGACGGATGTGGCTGCATACCTGCACGCTCGATCACCCTCGGGCATTGCCCCATTACCTCGCGCGCGGTTTTCGGTTGTATGACCAGAAAACGATCACGCGCGAGGCTGACGCCGGTCCGCAGTCATGGCCCGAGGTTTAG
- a CDS encoding TIGR03000 domain-containing protein — translation MLRNALKIASIVVVVGLAAQDANAFGHRGGCGWGRNGCGGGGCGYGGWYAGTGTGTWTYGGFGGYPGWGAPANGYVGAPGKGCTLPAPRPNTNSTSSAQPASDSVMLTVNVPADAKVFVNGRATTSTGEVRHFGSAGLDQNATYRYQVRAEFVRDGKPVSEEKTVTMVAGQSGSLAFNVVAGTQVADIGASAQR, via the coding sequence ATGTTGCGAAACGCGCTGAAGATTGCGTCGATTGTTGTTGTGGTCGGGCTTGCCGCCCAAGATGCAAACGCGTTCGGACACCGGGGAGGGTGCGGCTGGGGCCGCAACGGTTGCGGAGGTGGCGGCTGCGGATACGGTGGCTGGTACGCCGGCACCGGCACCGGCACATGGACCTACGGCGGCTTCGGCGGCTATCCCGGGTGGGGAGCGCCGGCGAATGGCTATGTTGGCGCACCAGGCAAAGGGTGTACGTTGCCCGCCCCTCGTCCCAACACGAATAGCACGAGCAGTGCCCAGCCCGCCTCGGATAGCGTGATGTTGACCGTGAACGTGCCGGCCGATGCCAAGGTATTCGTGAACGGTCGCGCGACGACAAGCACCGGCGAGGTTCGCCACTTCGGCTCTGCGGGTCTCGACCAGAATGCCACCTATCGTTACCAGGTGCGTGCCGAATTCGTTCGTGACGGAAAGCCGGTCAGCGAAGAGAAAACCGTGACGATGGTGGCCGGACAGAGCGGTTCGCTCGCCTTCAATGTCGTGGCGGGGACTCAGGTGGCCGACATCGGGGCATCCGCGCAGCGCTGA
- a CDS encoding ATP-binding protein → MPDIDAVELKKRRERFDRFIEGRDRYKLCSVENFEVDRAEQRNVIDRLFGYRGQFAEHLGVRPSEDAPGHAGDGVNLILHGPAGTGKDHLVHGLAANAIHAGYLLRWLNGPDLAATVWRSRDFAKGDPESVRRLVETDILYVADFGHAPLTEKEREAAFLIIDGRYASLRPTWLTMNVRDPRELIERVGTPIVDRLLERCESHWCSWPSYRTRATTGAMKPL, encoded by the coding sequence TTGCCCGATATCGACGCCGTCGAACTCAAAAAACGCCGCGAGCGATTCGATCGATTTATCGAGGGGCGCGATCGCTACAAGCTTTGCTCAGTTGAGAATTTCGAGGTGGACCGCGCCGAGCAACGTAACGTTATCGATCGACTTTTTGGATACCGCGGTCAATTTGCCGAGCATCTAGGCGTGCGTCCATCGGAAGATGCACCGGGGCATGCCGGCGACGGCGTCAATCTGATTTTGCATGGTCCTGCCGGCACCGGAAAAGATCATCTCGTGCATGGATTGGCGGCGAACGCGATTCACGCCGGCTACTTGCTGCGTTGGCTGAATGGTCCGGACCTTGCGGCCACTGTCTGGCGTTCGCGGGACTTTGCAAAGGGCGATCCTGAAAGCGTCCGTCGACTGGTCGAGACCGATATTCTCTACGTTGCTGATTTTGGGCATGCGCCGCTCACCGAGAAGGAACGCGAAGCCGCGTTTCTGATCATAGACGGTCGCTATGCATCACTGCGGCCTACGTGGTTGACGATGAACGTTCGCGACCCTCGCGAGCTGATCGAGCGTGTCGGCACTCCGATCGTCGACCGGCTGCTTGAACGCTGCGAGTCCCATTGGTGCAGTTGGCCGAGTTATCGAACTCGGGCAACAACTGGGGCGATGAAACCACTTTAA